In the Euphorbia lathyris chromosome 5, ddEupLath1.1, whole genome shotgun sequence genome, one interval contains:
- the LOC136231274 gene encoding uncharacterized protein: MDRYTRVEKPKPESPINENEIRITSGGPVRNYISYATSLLQEKNAREIVLKAMGQAISKTVSIAEGIKRRNPRLHQDTVISSVSITDVWEPIEEGLLPVEQTRQVSMITITLSFKELNTNSPGYQAPLSMDQQPKEPYQQQQARQPRGSYIVRDDSYGRGRGRGRGRGRGRNWSRGGYGNYQRNYQGNYQGDYQGNNQGNYQGNNQGNYQGNNQGNYQGNNQGNYQGDYQGNNQGNYQGDYQDNGGYSNWGRGGGRGRSWGYRGTGYERGRGGGGRGGYGRGRGRMGGRGRGGGGGGVVVGNQG; encoded by the exons ATGGATAGATATACCAGAGTTGAGAAACCGAAGCCTGAGTCGCCGATTAATGAGAACGAGATCCGAATCACCTCTGGTGGCCCTGTCAGAAACTATATCAGCTATGCCACTTCTCTTCTTCAG GAGAAAAATGCGAGGGAGATTGTCTTGAAGGCAATGGGCCAAGCAATCAGTAAAACAGTATCCATTGCAGAGGGTATAAAA AGAAGGAATCCTCGTTTGCATCAAGATACTGTTATCAGTTCAGTAAGCATAACTGATGTTTGGGAACCCATTGAAGAGGGCCTTTTACC TGTGGAGCAAACTCGTCAAGTGTCAATGATTACAATCACCTTatcctttaaagagctcaacaCAAATTCTCCTGG GTACCAAGCTCCACTATCAATGGATCAACAACCAAAGGAACCGTATCAGCAACAACAAGCCAGACAACCACGTGGTTCATACATTGTTCGCGATG ATTCATATGGCCGAGGGCGTGGGCGTGGTCGTGGTAGAGGGAGAGGGCGGAACTGGAGCAGGGGTGGATATGGAAATTATCAAAGGAACTATCAAGGAAATTATCAAGGAGACTATCAAGGAAACAATCAAGGGAACTATCAAGGAAACAATCAAGGGAACTATCAAGGTAACAATCAAGGGAACTATCAAGGAAATAATCAAGGGAACTATCAAGGAGACTATCAAGGAAACAATCAAGGGAACTATCAAGGAGACTATCAAG ACAATGGTGGTTATTCAAATTGGGGCCGTGGCGGTGGGCGAGGCAGAAGTTGGGGTTATCGCG GTACAGGATATGAGAGAGGCAGAGGTGGAGGGGGCAGAGGAGGGTATGGGAGAGGTCGGGGAAGGATGGGTGGCCGTGGAAGGGGTGGTGGCGGTGGTGGTGTCGTCGTCGGAAACCAGGGGTAA